The following proteins are encoded in a genomic region of Triticum dicoccoides isolate Atlit2015 ecotype Zavitan chromosome 1B, WEW_v2.0, whole genome shotgun sequence:
- the LOC119307386 gene encoding uncharacterized protein LOC119307386, producing the protein MVASASVRYVRRRRGRPPGIRASVNACVRRTGEPVPPADSSSVTPAVAMCRQSAGVHSGRRSRSAVARQPLCSRRPGVQCSDSEQFLHGDFHSRRREISLGKRPVDSTVDSVISCAPSFVGHGFPYVVRPAGVPPGNFCCSFFLIQSA; encoded by the exons ATGGTTGCTTCTGCTTCTGTTCGCTATGTGCGGCGCCGTCGGGGTCGTCCTCCTGGGATTCGGGCCTCCGTTAATGCCTGTGTTCGTCGTACTGGCGAGCCTGTTCCTCCTGCTGATTCATCGTCGGTGACACCAGCCGTTGCTATGTGTCGTCAGTCCGCTGGAGTTCATTCAGGGAGGCGTTCCCGCTCCGCGGTGGCTCGCCAGCCGCTCTGTTCTCGCCGGCCTG GTGTACAGTGTTCTGACTCCGAGCAGTTTCTCCATGGAGATTTCCATAGCCGTCGCCGGGAGATTTCGTTAGGGAAGCGGCCTGTTGACTCTACTGTTG ATTCTGTTATTAGTTGTGCTCCTTCCTTCGTGGGTCATGGCTTTCCATATGTTGTTCGTCCTGCCGGTGTGCCACCTGGTAATTTCTGTTGTTCTTTTTTTTTAATCCAGTCCGCTTAG